GTTGGTTACCAAAGGAAAAAGGATGACAGAGCTCATCGTATTTTCTGGTTCCACTATTGTATGCCCAAATATAGTGTTTGTAACCAATTATGACAACATTACTGTCTAATGGATCGAAACCAAAAACTTTAACTATGTCTCTACGCCATCTACTACCTTTTAAATCTGCACGTATTTGGATAACCATATCAGCTAAGAGATCATGTAAATCAATACTGCTATGCAATAAATGGAAGATCTCCTCTTGAAGCACCCAGACACATAGAGTCTTCTAACGCATTTTGATTCGAGCATAAAAGATCGATCCATTCGATTCCCTAAGGCAACGAGTGGAACCATTTCCACGGTCAGGCAAATCAATCAGCCTACATTGACGAAATTCGGATTCATTGTTCTCTAGATTGTAAGCTACAATGCTACTACGTACAACACATTGTTGTGGATAATTACACCATCATTGACAGACACATCAGAGGCACCTCCAGGGAATCTCAAATTGACACCATCGGGACAGAAAACTTCATATAAATTCCATGTACCCAAATCTGAAGAAAATACTTGAATACTAAACTTATTTGAATCCCGATGCCACGGTGGTATAAGCACAACCTTGTAGCTAGTGGTGGGCAATGTAAAACAATCGCATACGAAACCAGTTAGAGTTGAGAGTCTTTCTGTATAATTtacaaaaccaaaagaagtgcTAGCTTCAATTTTGACCACACGAAGAAGAAGCTTGACCAAGGCAGTGATTATGGTGACACATACAGTGCCATCTAAGCTGGTTTATTTGTACATTACTGAGACACAAACTCTGACTATTTACAGACTGGCAGATCATTGAAACAATCAAAGGTTGATGATGGACAAAGGTGTGTAGATGAAATTATTGGCAAAAAAACAGGGTTATGAAGATAGCGCGAGACCCAACGGGTTACTATGAGAGATAAGTTTTTACCATCAAAGCTCCAGTAGGATCAGAAAGTAGATGTCCTACAAGTAACTTCCGCATACTGTTTGGTGCAATTACAAACATGTAAACGGCGAAAAGTAACAGGTCAGTTGAAGAGAGTGAAGATCCCAGAAAGCCTTTCCACATCCTGCAACACAAACATGAAAAATTGAATGCATTAATATCCTCGATTATATCCTTACGAAACCACATGGTGCTAATGCAATTCGGAAGAATGTGTATTGTGTGGCCTTCTAAGTAGGCCGTCTTTAGCTTATATCCCActccatcaaaagatttaacttcTAAGTTCAATCTAAAGCAGAAATACTTGGATGGTGATTTGATGAATCATACTGCACAGCTTAAGAAGTTGGGATATCAAGCTTACCAATCAGGTAGGCCGAAAAAGGTCTGGAAGAATGTTCTTATGCCTTCAATATCCAGTTGCACAATTAGCTCTAGTCCAAAGAGAAAAAATGATCTTTGACGTTTCCTTTCTTTAGGCCAAAGAGTGTTCCATGCTGACATTCAAATAAAAACATATAAGAAAATCATATCGCAGCATAACGAACCGTATTACTTTCTAGGAATAGTACATACCTCGGCTTGAGAGATTGATCATACTAATTTCTTGAGTAGCTATCCACTCCGAGTCACTATTAGTCTTCAAAATTTCTGCAATTACAGACGCAAATCTTGGAGCCTCGGACAATGATCTCACAACTGAGTATCCTGTTTGagaaaaaagagcagaaaagaaaaatattttagttTATCAATAAAAAAACAAGATGGGGAAAAATTGCTGTTTTCTTACCTGTGGCCGGATGCACCATGCTGGCTGCAGCACCAAATGCAAGGGTCTTTTGCTCTGTGCTAGGTAATGCACCACCAACTGGGATATAAGACCATTCCTGTGAAACATACAACAGCTTGAGGGCATCAGAAAATACTCCGAATTAGCACAGAAACTGTAACAGCActgcaaataaataaaatttacctCTTCATGAACTTTTGCAATTTTAATACCCATCTTGTCCAAGCGTGCCATCagtttcttcttcagttgatcAAAAGGAACGGCGTTTTTGGAAGCCAAACAAGTTTCCTGCACCAAATAGTAAATGGCTTCTCAAAAAATTTGTTGACAATATAAGGAATACAAGTTCACAAACCACAATGCATATATCAAACCTCAAAGAAAATTCTTGTTGGTGACATGGGCATGGCATAAAGAAATGAAGGGTATTCCTCATCTACGAGTTTCACTTTTTGTTTCATGTAGTCTCTATAGTCCATGAAAACCATTAGGTCTGGATCATACGGACTATTTTCCACCTGAAAATATGGATTGCCTAGTCACAACAATGGCATATAACAAACTAATAAACAGAATCACCAGTTTAGTTGCGGCATCCAACTTCTAAAAGTTGAGCCCTCCCCTAAGTATCTTACCTCAACCTCCAAGCCGTATGCTGTCTGCACAGAAACACGAGGACCTCCTACATCATACTCCAAAAGTTTCCCTGAAGCTGCTCCAGATGCAACAGTAACAAGCCTGCGACAAGAAAAGAGATGTCAGGAACAGCACAGACACTAAATAACCAAGACTAAAGGGTACCAGTAATACCTGCAAGGGATCACATTCCCACTTTCACAAGCTACAAGACGATGTCCATCCTCAGCTTCATCTATTCTCTCCACTTTAGAGTCAAGGTATGAAACGCCCGACTCTACACACCTATGGGACGTCAACCGAATCTATTAAATTTGATAACGGGATAAATCAATATGTTGGCAATTGCAGGTTTCATTTACAGCAAAGAACTTCGATTTATAGTATGATTGTAAAAGTTGTTATTCCTACCTTTTCAACAACTCTTCGTATAGCAACTGCCTATCAACTCTTCCATATGCACGGCCAATCCGAATTGGTTTATCGCTATCGAGATATACGATGGTATCCTTCCAAACATGCTCAATACACCCTTCAAGCCCAAGATCTAACAATACAAAAGAATTAGCTTCAAAGACTTAAATTACAGAACGCGCCTTCGAAGTACAAATTATGCACATTGTATTGTACCTTGGAATTCATCCTCCCACACGCCGTAATTGTTTGTAAAAGGTCGATCAGGTCCAATAAGACCAACTTGTAGGCCTAACTTAGCAGCTTCTGCAGCCAGGGAAAGACCAGCCGGACCACAACCAATTATAACCAAATCTAGTACAGATTCTCCAACAGATATTGAGGGCAACTGCATAATGGCAGTAGAAAATGATTTCATAGATAAATAGATTAATACACAATGCATTAGCAGAGGAAATCAGAAATAATCTTCCTCAAAAGACAAACTAACGTAGTGTGCGCTTTGATCCAGAACAGCAACAATTAACAAAGACGTATTTCGCCTCTATCTATCTAAAACAGTAAAAGCAAACCGAAGCAGCCATCACCAATGTTGGATCCACTAGTCCCTCAAGCCCCACTCACTCTCTAAATGGCATCTCAATTTGCCTTGTCAGTGCTATTTGAACTCCCAAATGCAGGGATGTTACCAATAAATGTCTCCAATTTCTCTAGCCTATCAACATAACAATCGAATTCGATGGGCTTTTTCCGCAGAAGTGCTCAACAAAAATCAAAATGCACCCATAAACCCATCATTCAAATGTGCAGCTACTTCCCTATAAACCCTTTCTACAAACTGCAATTAAAACTCACTCATTGGCACAAATAGATGAAACCCAGATTTTTTTTTAACTAATAATCATAATTCTAACAAAATTTattcatcaaaaatcaaaacaaaatctaagaaattgaaattgGAAATTTATGAAATCATACCTTATCAGAAATCAGAATATGCTTGTCCATGGGTTTCTTCTGTTGCATTTGAACAAACAAAATCTCAGAACCACCAGCTTTAATataatcttcttcatcaaaaaacccttcttcttctttaacaacaacactactactactactacttccACCATTACTAGCCTTAACTCTAACCaccgaagatgaagaagatgaagtatgATTTGAATGATTACAGAAATGGGTTttatctctaataatcaatttattTGTTCTTTTAGACCTCCAAATTGGATATGGAGATACTACTGCCATTACTCCACTGTTCCTAACTCCAACAATATGCTCCattttcaaaactaaaattcCTCCTACTCTGCTGACATTACTAGCTCCAAACAttcacgaagaagaagaagaagaagaacagaaattTGTTTGATGAAAATgataaaaatctttgaaaaatttCTGTCTGGGTATGTCTGAAATGGAATGGATAGGGAGAAGAAGAGTCCTGCGGTTTGAATTGAAAACCAGCGGTTGTTATCTATCCTTTGAATTGGTGACGTGGTGGAATTTGATTGGCTGAATTAATttggagaagaaaagagaaagaagtcCTAATGACTTTTTGTTGTTGTATGACTATCTACTACACAATTGGAGCAGTTGGGttgggtatttgttgtattcATGCAACTTGTATGTGAGCAGTCTCCCGTTTCTATGAAAGTGAGTTTGTTGTACTAATTTGTGAAGGTACTCTCGTTGTTTGTTGAAGTGTTGTACAAGTAGACTTGATGACTTTTTGGTAAATGtacttttggtttacaaaaagtCTAAACAAACCGCGTAAAATACTACTCAAGAAAACCGCCGGATATATGGGCCCCTGCTAAACTTCCGAGGGGCGGTGTCACAGATCTCAAAAATCTATGAGTGGCGGTTCTCTGTGATGGTTTTTTGTGCTGTTCGTTAAGAACTGCTGTTTGGTTTATACAATTTGAGCAGCAACCATGTGATCAGTGGGAGTACACACAAGTCGactaggattttttttcttccttttttgatGGTAAATAAGTATATATACATATTAAGAAAGAGGAAAGATCCCTTCACatttttattatcacactatatTTCGGATATTGGACATTATAGGTAAGTATTAATAGGTtgtttggatacacatccagaaGTTAATTTTTGACTTTTAGGAGCAAAAAAGTCAGAAGTTATAGTTTGGAAACACAATTTTATAATGACTAGAAGCAACAaaattaactttttgtgaagcaaaacgTTTTTACTTCTCACTTCTGCTTCTGCTATCCAAACGTGCTATAAGGACATAGCACAGACCCAGGTCCCCGGTAGAAATGCTACTTCCAAATAGTTGTGAGTTGCCCACATATAGGGAAACCCCTAAAATATTGAATCAACCCTGGCCCAAAAAGAGCCCCAAATGAAAAAGACATTCACAAGAACCCtataacttttgtaaataaatatgtgGTGGATTTACACCACACTCACACCTCCCTGTCATATTTCCTTCTTTGTCCTTTTACATTCTCCACTACTTTGTAACTCCCACAACTAGTGGTGATAACTAAGGATTAATACCTTTAGTAATGGGATGCACTCCATTACTCCTCTAGTGTTAATGTTATCTTTACTAGATTCTCTTACCTATAAATTGAGGCTCATTCCCTTTGTAATATGTACATCTAATGAGAattatcttcttctcttctctctatTTTATGTGTCTCCATTTGGTTTATAACACGTCATCAGCACGCTCTACACCGAGTTTCGAAATTTCtaaaaagaaaatcagcaaaggagAATTGGTGTTATAAGAAAATTTTCTCTCTAACAATTTATATTAGTAATTGTTTTATAAATCTCTAAACATGCTTGCACGGTTATCCtaattttttgtttgatttttttttatgtactcTACTTGGCTGGACTAATACAACTTAGATGCATAAGCAAACAGAGACCATCGATGGTATTGTTGGTTTCATCGCTAACCCATTTTTTGAATACCA
Above is a genomic segment from Papaver somniferum cultivar HN1 chromosome 10, ASM357369v1, whole genome shotgun sequence containing:
- the LOC113318755 gene encoding lycopene epsilon cyclase, chloroplastic-like isoform X2, with the translated sequence MFGASNVSRVGGILVLKMEHIVGVRNSGVMAVVSPYPIWRSKRTNKLIIRDKTHFCNHSNHTSSSSSSVVRVKASNGGSSSSSSVVVKEEEGFFDEEDYIKAGGSEILFVQMQQKKPMDKHILISDKLPSISVGESVLDLVIIGCGPAGLSLAAEAAKLGLQVGLIGPDRPFTNNYGVWEDEFQDLGLEGCIEHVWKDTIVYLDSDKPIRIGRAYGRVDRQLLYEELLKRCVESGVSYLDSKVERIDEAEDGHRLVACESGNVIPCRLVTVASGAASGKLLEYDVGGPRVSVQTAYGLEVEETCLASKNAVPFDQLKKKLMARLDKMGIKIAKVHEEEWSYIPVGGALPSTEQKTLAFGAAASMVHPATGYSVVRSLSEAPRFASVIAEILKTNSDSEWIATQEISMINLSSRAWNTLWPKERKRQRSFFLFGLELIVQLDIEGIRTFFQTFFGLPDWMWKGFLGSSLSSTDLLLFAVYMFVIAPNSMRKLLVGHLLSDPTGALMVKTYLS
- the LOC113318755 gene encoding lycopene epsilon cyclase, chloroplastic-like isoform X1, translated to MFGASNVSRVGGILVLKMEHIVGVRNSGVMAVVSPYPIWRSKRTNKLIIRDKTHFCNHSNHTSSSSSSVVRVKASNGGSSSSSSVVVKEEEGFFDEEDYIKAGGSEILFVQMQQKKPMDKHILISDKLPSISVGESVLDLVIIGCGPAGLSLAAEAAKLGLQVGLIGPDRPFTNNYGVWEDEFQDLGLEGCIEHVWKDTIVYLDSDKPIRIGRAYGRVDRQLLYEELLKRCVESGVSYLDSKVERIDEAEDGHRLVACESGNVIPCRLVTVASGAASGKLLEYDVGGPRVSVQTAYGLEVEVENSPYDPDLMVFMDYRDYMKQKVKLVDEEYPSFLYAMPMSPTRIFFEETCLASKNAVPFDQLKKKLMARLDKMGIKIAKVHEEEWSYIPVGGALPSTEQKTLAFGAAASMVHPATGYSVVRSLSEAPRFASVIAEILKTNSDSEWIATQEISMINLSSRAWNTLWPKERKRQRSFFLFGLELIVQLDIEGIRTFFQTFFGLPDWMWKGFLGSSLSSTDLLLFAVYMFVIAPNSMRKLLVGHLLSDPTGALMVKTYLS